The DNA sequence TTACCGTTGGCAGGTACGCCCATCGGTTGTAGCGAACATTGGCGTCGAGCAGGCGTCCCTGGGTTTGCAGCAGTTGATACTCGATGCGATTGACCGGGTTAACCAGCAGGGTTGTATCCAGCGCAACGTCGTTCGCCAGTTGCAGGGTATCATACACCAGGTTAATGACTTTGGTGGGCGGGTAGCCCATCAGTTGTTTGAGGACCTGATACTTGGCTCCGACCAGATCCTGGTACTGCTTTCGCTGGGCAACGGTGTTGTTCAGGGCGATTCTGGCCCGTTGCGGGTCGGTCTTGTCGACAATGCCGCTCTGGTACTGGTTCGACGCGTCCTGCAGGCTACGTTGCAGACGGGCAATGTCTTCGGTCAGAATATCGGCCTGACGCTGGGTCAGGATCACATCGTAGAAGGCCTTGCTCACGTTAACGACCACATCGATTTTGTTGTTGATCGTTGTCTGGGACGCCTGAACACGATAGGCATCAGCCGTGCGACTGGCCAGCAGCACGTCCCGGCTGAATACCGTTTGACTCAGCGAGAACGAAGCAGTCGAGGTGTTCTTCGCACCCAGGGCCACCGGACGGCGTTCGCCCGTAGTCGCATCCGGAATCAAGGTAACAGGAAGTTTCAGGTAGTGAAGGACGTTGTATCCCGCGTTAAGCTGGGGGTACCAGGCCGCCAGTGCGGAGCGTACCGTCCGGTCGGCAATTTCCTGATCAATTAACGACTGCCGAACGAGCGGTTGATTTTCCAGCGCGTACCGGATACAGTCGGGCAGCTGTGCCTGTTGCCCTAGTGTGTCCGCCGTTTTCTGCGCAAAGGCTTCTCCTTGAAGCCCTATACATAAGCTAATGAAACAAACAAACCAACAATTTTTCATAACGTAAAGACCGGCCACCACATCACCGTCGGGAGATAGTCAACGGTGTGTACTATCTTTAAACCACCATCACTTACCGTTTTGTTCGCGCCAGTCGCAAATAAAGTAATTGAGGGAGCCGCCCGAAATCGAACGCGGTTTGTCAAACCCACCCAATCGCCGTAATTTCGGCCTATTATTAGCAGCCTGAGTACCATGACTGACGTATTAAACGAATCTGAAGATCCGCACGGAACTGACAGCACGGCTGGCAGTTCTCTTAATTTTATTGAACAAGTTGTTGAGGAGGATATTGCTGCCGGCAAGAACGGCGGGCGTATTCACACGCGCTTTCCGCCCGAGCCCAATGGCTACCTGCACATCGGCCACGCCAAGTCCATTTGCCTGAACTTTGGCCTTGCCGACAAGTATGGCGGGCAGACAAACCTGCGTTTCGACGATACAAACCCCGTCACGGAGGATACCGAGTACGTCGATTCGATCAAGAACGATGTACAGTGGCTGGGCTTTCAGTGGGAAAACGAGTTTTACGCGTCCGATTATTTCGAGCAGATTTATGGTTTCGCCGAAACGCTGATCCAGAAAGGACTGGCCTACGTCGACGATTCCTCGGCCGAAGAAATAGCGGCCCAAAAAGGGACACCCACCGAGCCGGGCCGGGCGAACCAGTACCGCGATCGGTCGACTGACGAAAACCTCGACCTGTTTCGCCGGATGCGGGCCGGCGAATTCGCCGATGGCGCTAAAGTACTGCGGGCCAAGGTCGACATGGCCTCGCCGAATATGCAGCTGCGCGACCCCATTATTTACCGGATCAAGCACGCGCATCACCACCGGACGGGCGACGCCTGGTGCATTTACCCGATGTATGATTTTGCCCACGGGCAGTCGGACGCCATCGAGCACATCACGCACTCGCTCTGTACGCTGGAGTTTG is a window from the Spirosoma rigui genome containing:
- a CDS encoding TolC family protein is translated as MKNCWFVCFISLCIGLQGEAFAQKTADTLGQQAQLPDCIRYALENQPLVRQSLIDQEIADRTVRSALAAWYPQLNAGYNVLHYLKLPVTLIPDATTGERRPVALGAKNTSTASFSLSQTVFSRDVLLASRTADAYRVQASQTTINNKIDVVVNVSKAFYDVILTQRQADILTEDIARLQRSLQDASNQYQSGIVDKTDPQRARIALNNTVAQRKQYQDLVGAKYQVLKQLMGYPPTKVINLVYDTLQLANDVALDTTLLVNPVNRIEYQLLQTQGRLLDANVRYNRWAYLPTVSANANYNLLYQNNIFPQLYSQNFPNSLIGLSVALPIFQGGRRIQQTRIAELQVKRLQWDLAGLTSSIDAEYAQALATYKGNLANYLALRENQQLAEDVYRIINLQYRSGVKAYLDVTIAEADLRTARLNVFNALNQVLISKLDVQRALGQISF